TAGTAGGCTTGGGGTATGGCGGTGTTCGGCTTATGACTGCCGGCCGGGGAAACCCCTTCATATTTATAGTAGATCCGGGCCGGTGTCTGCAGCAACTGCTCCAGGCGCCGCGCCCGAAACAGGGGAGCGGGACGCCATTGGGCCAGAATCTGCCGGACCTCGTCCGGAATAGTGATCCAACGCTCGGTCGAGACTTCCTGTTCGATCAGGCCCGGTGGAAACAGCGGCAGCAGATCATCCGCAGTGACCGGCTGCAACGTCCCTGGGTGAATCACCGGCGCCAGTGGCCCCGGCAGATCCGGGATGATGTTATACCACTGTTGCGGAATCCGGTCCTCAGGTAGAAGATACTTGATCTGCTTCATATGCGGTTCCCTTCTTCATCCGTATACCGATCCCGGACCTCGTCAGGACGGGGCCGAGCCGGGTCCTGGTTCAACAGCCGGTCAGCAATGCTGTCAGCTTGGCGCCGATATCCTCTTCTTTCATCAGGCTTTCGCCGACCAGAAAAGCACCGGCACCGGCCTGCTGCAAGCGTTCGATGTCCGCCCGCGTGTGAATCCCGCTCTCCGCCACGGCCAGCTGGTGTCTCGGGATACGGCCCGCCAGCCGCTCGGTCACGCCGAGATCAGTGACAAAAGTGCGCAGATCGCGATTATTGATCCCGATCAGTTCCACCGGAACCCGCAGCGCCCGTTCCAACTCGGCCTCATCGTGGACTTCGAGCAGCACGTCGAGGCGCAGCTCTTGCGCCAGGGCGGCCAGTTCATTAAGCTGAACATCATCCAGGGCGGCGGCGATCAGCAAAATCGCATCCGCCCCACCGACCCGGGCCTCGTAAACCTGGTAGGGATCAATGATAAAATCCTTGCGCAGCAGCGGCAGCGAGACCTGCTCGCGAATCAGCCCGAGAAAACGCAGATGACCATGGAAATAGTGCTGGTCCGTGAGCACGGACAGGCAGGTGGCGCCGTAATTCTGATAAATCTCCGCAATCTCCAGCGGATCGAAATCCGCGCGGATAATCCCTTTGGATGGGGAACCTTTCTTCACTTCAGTGATCAGGGCGGTCCCCCCCGATTCGGCCATGCTGCGCAGAGCCCGGGCAAAGCCGCGCGGCTGATCTTCCAGGTCGCCGACCCGGGCAGCCAGTTCGGTCATGGTTTCACGGCTTTTGGCGGCCGCGACTTCGTCCCGTTTGGTGGCTAAAATCCGTTCAAGTATCATTGATTGGTCATCCGTACCAGTTCATCCAGCGTCGCTTTGGCTCCGCCGCTGTCAAGGGCCGCACTGGCCAGCTCGATGCCGGCGTCGACATCTCCAGCGAGGCCGGCGGCAACCAGGGCGTAACTGCTGTTCAGTACGACAATATCCCGCTTCGGACCACGCTCGCCGGTCAGAATGGCGTTGACGATCCGGGCATTTTCTTCCGCATCCCCGCCCTGCAGCTCCTCCAGCCGACAGCGCCGGAAACCGAACTGTTCCGGCTCGATGGATTGCACTTCGACGGTATTGCCGCTGATAGCAGCGACCAGGGTCGGCCCGGTCAAGGTGATTTCATCCATCCCATCATTACCATGGACCACAAAGCCCCGCCGACACCCAAGATTCAACAGGACCTTGGCCAGCGGCTCAACCAGGTCCTTACGGAACACTCCGAGCACCTGGCGATTGGCTCCGGCCGGGTTGGTCAAAGGCCCGAGGATATTGAAAATAGTGCGGATACCGATCTCGCGGCGTGGCCCGATGGCGTATTTCATAGCCCCGTGCAGAGCCGGAGCAAACAGGAACCCGACACCAATCTTTTCGATGCATTCAGAAACCTGCTCCGGCGCGATATCCAGCTTCACCCCGAGCTTTTCCAGAACATCGGCACTGCCGCAGGATGAAGACACACTGCGGTTGCCGTGTTTAGCCACCTTGCCGCCGCAGGCTGCCACGACCAGAGCGACCGTGGTCGAAATATTGAAACTGCGGGTTCCGCTACCGCCGGTCCCGCAGGTGTCCAGAATCGTTTCCCGATCCAGGTTGATGTCATCGCGATCAATATCAACCACATCGCCCACCCGAATCGGCGTCGCCCGGGAGCGCATCACCCTGGCGGCACCGACGATTTCAGGGATGGTTTCCCCTTTCATCCGTAGCGCGGTCATGAAGGCGCCGATCTGCGCCGGGGTCGCCTCTCCGCCCATGATCTGATCCATGGCATCGATCATTTCCAGCTCAGTGAGGTCCTGGCGTTCCACCAGCTTGGCAATGGCTTCCTTGATCATCTTGCAAGTCTCCATGTGTTAATGGCTGTTTTCAGATGAATGAACCTGGTCAGCCCCGGTCCCCAAATAGTCGAAAGCGTCTCGGCCAGAAACCAAACGCCTTGAAGCGGCCATCTTGATCCCGTCGTATCTCGGCAACAGCCACCGTTTCCCGTGCAGAGAAAAGTTACGACTCTGTGGCTCCAGCACGTGGGGAGAGCAGCAATACGCCGCTACGAACAGGGTTTACAGGATCGAGCGCCTCAGAATAACAATCTCAACCTGAAAAATCACCAATAATCATTAAATCGCCATCTTCGCACCTGTTCGCGCTCCGGACAGGACCGGCCGTGATGCACGAAACAACCAACAGGGGACAGAAAGCTTCCACAGCGGCGGACTGAACGAAAGAGGCGAGAAAAAACAGGGAAAAGGGCCGTTTCCAATCTGAAAACTTATGCGTTGACATCCAGAGTTTCCGGACGCCAACTCTTTAGCCGGCGAACTGGGTCAGTTTCCGTTCCGGGTTAAGCCGAGTTTTCTGCCGTTCCAGCCACTCCAGCAGATCACTGGCGTGCAATGGTTTCTCGAAAATCCGGCAGCCGAGCCGCTCGGCCAGTTCCCGCTCTTCACAACTCCAGGTGCCGGACATGACCGCCTTGTTCTGCAGTGCTCCCTTGCAGCCCCGAAGGCTCTGTTCGGCAATAAAATCAAGCCCGCTGACATGGGGCATCCGATTGTCGGTCAGCAGAAAATCACCGCACGCATCATCATGGGGGCAGGGATCGCCCACACTGGAATAGACCGGACAAACGGTCGGATCGGAGAAGGCAACAACTTCGTAACCATGCTGTTCAAGCAGCAAGGTCAGGAAATTGCGGCAGGAATCATCATCCTCGATTATGATTATCCGTGGCTTCATAAGAATTCATCCCTTTGACGACAGGTTTGGTCCGGCGGGCAGCTGATAACAAACCGGCTAAACCCATGGCAGGACAAACAAAACCGGGTACAAACAGCTTGCTTATTGATTTTGTCAGGCAGAAAAAACTCTTTTTTCTGCCCTGCCGGAACAGAATCCTGCTATGGATTTTTCCAATAACCTGATGGCCGGCAATTGACGACGCCAGATTCATAACACATGATAGCACAATATGGAATAGCTACCCTATCGCCTGTCCGTCGGAACCGGATCCGGTCCCGGCAGTCGGCCACGCGCCAGGACAAGATAACCCAGCAGCCCGCCAACGACACCCCCGGCATGACAGGCCACAATCGGCTGACCAATCTCCCCCAGATGCAACCAGCCAAGAAAGGCGCGACCGCTCTGCAACTCCCAGAGCACCTTGGTCAGCAGGCCACAGAACAAGACCGCCCCGCAGCCGCGCTGGCGGCGGTCGGGCAACATTTCCAGCAGGCTGACCGCGGCTAGGCCATGGGCAACTCCGGACAGTCCGCACAGTCCGAACTGCTCCAGCTGTGCGGACCCGACCAACGGCAGGGCCAGGCTTCCGGCAGCACTCGCCAGCACCAGCAGCAAACGCCGCCCGGGCCGCGTTTCATTCAGGCCGGAATAAAGCAGGAGAAAGGCAGTCCCATCAATAAACAGATGATAACGGCTGACATGTACCCACGGCCAGCTCAGCAGCCGCCACCACTGGCCTGCAGCAACCTCGGCCGGATCAAAAATCAGCCCGCTCGCGGGAACCCCGGTCACCAGCAAGCCGAGGTTGGGCAGAATCAGCAGGGCGCACCAGCCAACCATCATCCACCGGGCCGCTGACAGCTCGATTCGCAACAGTTTCCGGTCGGGCCGGACTTTGGGCTCAATAAACATCGACATCACTATCTCCTTATCCGAGCGGAGCAGGCAGAGCAGCAACCGCTCTGCCTGCCGGACTCACCACGGTCACTGTTGTTTACGCCGCTTTAACCAGGCCACCAGAGGCACCACCAGCAAACCGACCGGGCCACTACCGATTCCCGGGGCGGGGCGATTGCCAAAAGCCCCTTGTGAATTTCCCTCGGTCGAGGCGGCCGTGGTATCGACCCGGTAACTGGTGACCGGCTGTGCAGCACGCTGCTGCTGGGCAGCCCGTTCCCGCTGGACCCGTTCGGCGTTGTGCTGTTGCAGACCTTCCCGTTCCAGCACGCCATCATTGACCACCAGCATCGAGGTGTAATCGGTGACCAGGGAATAACGCAGCCCCAACTCGGTGATCTGCTGGCGCAGCGCTTCGTTTTCCCCCTCGTCGCGCACCTGGGTCATCAACTCATCGATTTTGGCCAGCGCCCAGATCCGTTCCAACTCAGGATTGTCTCGATCGATTTCAGGCAGAACCGCCCGGGTCTGCCACTGCTGTTGTTGGTCGGAAATCTTCCCGCGCAGGCGAATAGTGACCTCTCCCGAACCCTGATAGCGGCCGAGCTGCACCAGCTGCTGACCAAGATAAAGGTTGCCCGGTTGTTGCGGCGTCAGATCGGTCACCCGCTCGCCGTCGATAACGATTTCGACATCATGCAGGTTCTGGTGCAGCACTTTCGACTTT
This genomic window from Pelobacter seleniigenes DSM 18267 contains:
- the trpC gene encoding indole-3-glycerol phosphate synthase TrpC, with protein sequence MILERILATKRDEVAAAKSRETMTELAARVGDLEDQPRGFARALRSMAESGGTALITEVKKGSPSKGIIRADFDPLEIAEIYQNYGATCLSVLTDQHYFHGHLRFLGLIREQVSLPLLRKDFIIDPYQVYEARVGGADAILLIAAALDDVQLNELAALAQELRLDVLLEVHDEAELERALRVPVELIGINNRDLRTFVTDLGVTERLAGRIPRHQLAVAESGIHTRADIERLQQAGAGAFLVGESLMKEEDIGAKLTALLTGC
- the trpD gene encoding anthranilate phosphoribosyltransferase, which gives rise to MIKEAIAKLVERQDLTELEMIDAMDQIMGGEATPAQIGAFMTALRMKGETIPEIVGAARVMRSRATPIRVGDVVDIDRDDINLDRETILDTCGTGGSGTRSFNISTTVALVVAACGGKVAKHGNRSVSSSCGSADVLEKLGVKLDIAPEQVSECIEKIGVGFLFAPALHGAMKYAIGPRREIGIRTIFNILGPLTNPAGANRQVLGVFRKDLVEPLAKVLLNLGCRRGFVVHGNDGMDEITLTGPTLVAAISGNTVEVQSIEPEQFGFRRCRLEELQGGDAEENARIVNAILTGERGPKRDIVVLNSSYALVAAGLAGDVDAGIELASAALDSGGAKATLDELVRMTNQ
- a CDS encoding response regulator produces the protein MKPRIIIIEDDDSCRNFLTLLLEQHGYEVVAFSDPTVCPVYSSVGDPCPHDDACGDFLLTDNRMPHVSGLDFIAEQSLRGCKGALQNKAVMSGTWSCEERELAERLGCRIFEKPLHASDLLEWLERQKTRLNPERKLTQFAG
- the rrtA gene encoding rhombosortase, with the protein product MSMFIEPKVRPDRKLLRIELSAARWMMVGWCALLILPNLGLLVTGVPASGLIFDPAEVAAGQWWRLLSWPWVHVSRYHLFIDGTAFLLLYSGLNETRPGRRLLLVLASAAGSLALPLVGSAQLEQFGLCGLSGVAHGLAAVSLLEMLPDRRQRGCGAVLFCGLLTKVLWELQSGRAFLGWLHLGEIGQPIVACHAGGVVGGLLGYLVLARGRLPGPDPVPTDRR